A window of Chanodichthys erythropterus isolate Z2021 chromosome 16, ASM2448905v1, whole genome shotgun sequence genomic DNA:
gcaatttggtTCTATACAACTCTTCTTAAGTGGACTCAGTTACACACTTGATTCTTTAAAGTATAAATTGGATATCCCAACTGAAACTAAGTCTTAGCAATGAATCTGGACGTCTACAAATGAAACCAGACATTATAGACTGAAAACTTCTGAGCCAAGCATGTTTGAAGCATCATATTAGCATCAGTAGAGTGTTTGGATAGATGCTAAATAGATCGAACAATAAACTGCATAAAAACATCTATGTTCCTTGATGCTTACTCTCTTTTGAACACAAACTGACAAAGACACTTGATTTTGAGATCATCTGCATTTTAACCCATGCATCTTCATTCAGGGATAAAAGCAGACATGATTTTGTTTGATATGGCTTAGACCTCTTTATTCCACCGTGGTCATCCATTTGTTAAACACCCGAAACAAGCCTTATTGACCATTACAAAGGTGAACGTCACAACAAAAATGGCACTGTTTGGTAAAATTCCTTGGCAATGAAACCAAGATAGAAACCAAGCTGTTACAAGGCTAACATGATGAAACAAAGCAAAACATTCATAAGAGagatatcaaatgtaaacactgaAGAAATTGAATTATGGGCCACTGTAGTTCTGCAAAATAGTTTCATTTCTGGTTAAAGTCACATCATGTAATCCTCTATGCATCAACAAATTGCATTCATGAAAATTCATTGCTTGAAATGTACATGTTACATGTAATACAATCTGACATAGAAAAGATGAGtaatcaaaaaaaaatatataagtgaataaaaatataaatagatGAATTAAAAAGTTAAGATTTCTCTCAACCATGCAAATTAAATACAGAGGTGGAGCAGTGCAAATCTCCACTATGTTGTATAGCAGAGACGTCACCGGCCCGGGTCAAAAGAGATTATCTTCTCAAATCCATCCACACAATCTCATGTGTGCAGCTCTCAGAAAAAGGCTGGATTGGTGTGTTCAATGACGCAGCGTTTACAGTGACGTTTGACAAAGCGCAGCGCCTCCAGTGACACGTCACAGTCCTGTACATTCAGCAGCTGAAGGTCGAAGCAGTTTGCCGCAACCACCTGCAGCCCACGGCCCGTGATGCTCTCGCATGACTTCAGACTCAGTCTCTTCAGGTTGAACGAGTTTAGTGCAAGCTGCTCCAGGCCTGCATCCGACACCAACGGGCACTTCCCAATGTCCAGGGACTTGAGCTTGAGGCAGTTCTTGGCTAGGTGCTCAATGCCGTGGTCCGTCAGTCCCTCGCAGCCACGAGCGTTCAGGTAACGCAGTCTGATGCAGTATTTAGCCACGTAGCGCACGCCCACGTCTGTGATGCGGCCGCAGTGCGCTATGCTGAGGTACCGCAGGCGGCCCTCTAGTTTAGCGATCTCCCGCAGGCCAAAGTCACTGATGAAGCGGCAATCGCTGACGCTAAGCTCCCGCACAGATGGGCAGTAGATGACCAAAAATCGCAGGCCCTCGTCAGTCAGACGCACGCAGCGCCGCAGGTAGAGATGGGTGAGCTGAGTGCAGTGAGCTGCAATGGTGTGCAGGCCTTCGTCTTCCAAAGCAAAACAGTCCGTCATGTCAAGATAGCGGATAGAGATCTGCTGTCCATGAAGAGGGGAGAGTTTCACGGATACGTCCCGAGTCAGGCTGATGCAGGTTACCTTAGAGCACCCTGCAGAGAACAAAGACAGTAAAGAATATTAACGTTGATGTTTAACCAAAACCTTGTATTTAGAGATGAATTGTATAATTTCACcaaattaaataacaaaaataattaaagctgcaagcagtgatgaaagGGCCCTTGCACCAGTGCCACCACCACCCGCTGGCTTTAGGAAAACAGAGCACGGTGGGCAATATGCatttaagtatataaatataagagGACAACATCAGAGATTTGTATTTGCCACACTTCTTGCCACCAGCTGGTGGCACTATGACTATAACTAAATTTtgccatatagatgtcttcaggccagggcacttatcaaacatgtgaagtttgaggcagattggacattgtatacttgtgttacaacaacttcctgtttcatgacaATAATTGCAAGCTTTAGCACTCAGCTaagtgttgctagcatgtttagCACTCAATTGCATATTTTAGTATGCTGCTAGTAGTGAATATCAGTGTTAAACacatcacttcctgttgccagtgGGCGGCGCAATtactataactgaatattggcaggactcttatcaaacatgtgaagtttggggcagatcggacattgtatgcccgagttacaacaggAAACAgtttcctgtttcatggcgaaacatcgaattTTGTCAGGCAGCCACAGACACACtcttcgcaatttaatgtcGCAAAAGCCTTTAAATTAGACTGACtaaatatgatgtttatctgaTAAAATCTCTGGGGAGGAGTTTGTTATAATACAGCGTCTGGAAATGTCAAAAACTGCAgaaaattttgcagagaaaattcaaaatatatcacttcctgttgggttttcagattttgctccTAGGGACTTTTATTGTatgtgtctaccgaatttcatacttgTACGTGAAATGTAAtgcgaagggcgcttaattgaaattttgtaggtggcgctatcgagccattttgccacacctaattctaaaacccatatcagatgtcaTTTTTCACCACTTCTAACGTGTGTGCAAAGTtccatgagttttcgagcatgtttaggccctcaaaaatgcaattaatttcggagaataaaaataatagaCAGAGCAATTACAATATTGGGACCTCACACCAtcagtgctcgggccctaatgaTAAATATTAGTTATAGTTTTATAcagttattatatattatttatattatataaaagttGTCTGCATTTAAGCTGCATATTAACATTTTAGGATAGTGTACGTCTGTCTATAATAATCTATGTGAGCGATTGCAAGGTATATTGCGAGGGGATATTCAAAAATACATGTCCTATCTGGAGCACCCatatattttgctttattttttgaGTACCAAATACGCTCtgtgatttttttcttcttctttttttcttacttATAGCTGTCTCTGCATATTAAGTTGCAATAGGAGTAAgtattttatgaaaaattacACATTTCATCTTTGAAGATAAATTATTTAGGGATAGTTTTGACCattatgaaaaagaaaaatccaAAAACATTTCTTCAGAACCATGAGCATGTGATGATTTTTACTCCCAAAAGACAAAGAGTTTTTCATGTTGTCAGATGCACATGAAAAGAAATACCAAATGTTTGGTTTCAGATCTGTTTTTATAGAAATCACAGAAGAAAGCCTTGATGTAAAACATGCCATCTGAGAAATGTATCTACTCCGCTGTCTGTTCTTCACCTGTGTCATCTGATTTTACTTATGAAACACCAACATCAGACTTAACAATAGAACTAAAGCTGAAGGTTATTGCAGAATATCTGAAGAACATGAAAATGGCAACAGAGGGTTTGATTTAAACCTTGGAGAGACATCTGAAATGAGTCATATCAGGAAGAGTGGGGGATGGGATCTCCCTATGTCTCCTTTAGGAGCACAGTGAGAATGCAGAGCTCGAGTCTAACAGCAGAGGGACTCCAGCCGGACCCCTGCACTCACACAGGGAAAACAACAACGTGCTTACACAGGAAGTGCAGTGCAGGAAGTTGGAAATAAAACACCAGGGAAGGGACTTGAGGGCATGAGGAGGAGGAGTATTATTTTCTGACATATTCACTAAATCCTACATTGTCAAATTCTATATGGTCCTTTGGGAAATGTAGTACTTGTAAGAAAACTGAAAGGAAATCCGGCTAAAATGTTGCCAGGTAAAGTCATTAATAACTGAGAACACAATACTGAAAACAAACTGGAGAAATGGACAAAGATTCATATaaaggctcatttaaaagagtttaagTTATATGCACATTTAATAATCTACTTTTATAGCCATTTATTTAATGCAAAACATGGTTGATCATTGATTCTCTAAATTAGGGTAGCAGATTTTCCCAAAGCACCTTAAAGTCAGAGGTCCTGGTTCTGCTTGGGCTTATGTTTCTTTTGGGAAGTATAGAGAGCAGAGATAGAATGCCAGAGCTATTAATACCTTTTCCAGCTTTTCCAAGAGGAAGTCCTGGACATTTCAGAATAATCTCtgtgagtaaaaaaaaaggACTCAACTGTCTTCTGTGCTGGACAACAAAGCAGGTGAAGCACAGGCTGTCTGGCTCTGATTCAGGAAGTCATTTATAAAGCTGAATACAAATCCTTCTGGGTTTTTACAGAGTTTGTAGACCAACACAGCAACTTTACTGACATGTTAGGTTGAGAAtgtcaaattaaatataattgtgTCAAGTCAATACTCATATATGTCATTATTTCCTTTTTTTGCCAAATATCACAGGACTGTTCTGATAGGATTGTGGACCGCAGGAGAAATTCAAAGGTGAATGCAAATTATAAAATACAACTATAGTTTCTCAtctttaaaaacatgaacaagACTACACAAGTTAGaataaacttaaaggtgccgtagaacgtattttcaaaagatgtaatataagtctaaggtgtcccctgaatgtgtctgtgaagtttcaactcaaactaccccatagatttttttaattaatttttttaactgcctattttggggcatcattaaatatgtgccgattcaggctgcggcccctttaaattctcgtgctccccaccCCAAAGCtctcgactgccttaaacagcataaacaaagttcacacagctaatataaccctcaaaatggatttttacaaagtgttcgtcatgcaacatgtctaatcacgtaagtatggtatttatttggatgtttacatttgattctgaatgagtttgatagtgttccgtggctaaagctaacattacacactgttggagagatttataaagaatgaagttgtgtttatgaattatacagactgcgagtgtttaataatgaaaataacgaataagtcttgtctccgtaaatacagtaagaaacgatggtaactttaaccacatttaacagtacattagcaacatgctaatgaaacatttagaaagacaaatttacaaatatcactaaaaatatcatgatatcaatgatcatgtcagttattattgctccatctgccatttttcgctattgttcttgcttgcttacctaatctgttgattcatctgtgcacagatccaggtcgttaatactgcctgcccttgtctaatgccttgaacatgggctgtcatatgcaaatattgggggcgtacatattaatgatcccgactgttgcgtaacagtcggtgttatgttgagattcgcctgttcttcggaggtcttttaaacaaatgagatttatataaaaaggaggaaacaatggtgtttgagactcactgtatttcatttccatgtactgaactcttgttattcaattatgctgaggtaaattcaatttttaattctagggcacctttaaattaaatcCTGTTTCACTAACAATGAAGATAAACATAGTCTGTGCCAACCACAATTTGATATGTGGCAGCTAAGACCATGAGATCATTGAAATTCAAGAGACTTTCAGAAATGAAAAGTAATCCATTTTCAAAATTCAGTGTAAGTCATAAATAATTTTGCATACATTTGTGCCTATGTATATAATTTTGTGTATTTAATTACACAACATAACAATTACAACGTAACAATTTTGGTGCTGTTTTGGGATGCCACTTGATATAGCTAGGTAACCCCACTCAATGTGAAATCTCATTGGTCTAAAATCTTGCTAGAACTGTAtattgaagggttagttcacccaaaaattaaaatgatgtcattaattactcactctcgtcgttccacacccgtaagacctttgttcatcttcggaacataaattaagatatttttgatgaaatccgatggctcagtgaggcctctattgagagcaatgtcactgaacctctcaagatccagaaaagtactaaaaacatatttaaaacagtccatgtgagtacagtgaggtctaccttaatattataatgtgacgagaatactttttgtgcaaatcttttgtttcgaattagttgtttggagcaccaaagtcacatgatttcagcagtttggcagtttatGCGATATGCAATCCGAATTACTGATTCGCAACAAAAGATTTGTacagcttcgaagcagtgttttgaaatcggccatcactagatattgttgaaaagtcattatttagttttttttccacacaaaaagtataatattaaggtagacccactgtact
This region includes:
- the fbxl7 gene encoding F-box/LRR-repeat protein 7 isoform X2 → MGANNGKQSGSEGKGSSSISSDLSSSTDQTSTKAPKNAATSEDSDLSMRTVSTPSPALILPPRSSSAVLNGSSTSSSTFGTETIAMVHTPPTSLTHPQRGLRQPRDQQGAPIDILPDHAFLQIFTHLPTNQLCRCARVCRRWYNLAWDPRLWRTIRLTGDVLHVDRALRVLTRRLCQDTPNVCLTLETVVVSGCRRLTDRGLYTVAQCCPELRRLEVAGCYNVSNEAVFEVVSRCPNLEHLDVSGCSKVTCISLTRDVSVKLSPLHGQQISIRYLDMTDCFALEDEGLHTIAAHCTQLTHLYLRRCVRLTDEGLRFLVIYCPSVRELSVSDCRFISDFGLREIAKLEGRLRYLSIAHCGRITDVGVRYVAKYCIRLRYLNARGCEGLTDHGIEHLAKNCLKLKSLDIGKCPLVSDAGLEQLALNSFNLKRLSLKSCESITGRGLQVVAANCFDLQLLNVQDCDVSLEALRFVKRHCKRCVIEHTNPAFF